The following are from one region of the Pseudorasbora parva isolate DD20220531a chromosome 12, ASM2467924v1, whole genome shotgun sequence genome:
- the ino80db gene encoding INO80 complex subunit D-B, whose translation MYEGKHIHYSEVDHKPLCSYSPKLCKQRRLNGYAFCIRHVLEDRTAPFRQCEYVAKYNSQRCTNPIPKAHDRKYCNSHLQVMGVLPKKERKKKQDTIESLALKITVPSLALKTHNGLELLPPSPPPSLACLLPSDPFAICRGEKMVKSSGTFLKKTQESQALNHKQKPENHSVDPAFPNHLRTSSLSLTLPRPCLPPPQSGRPTQTPIVPSSPQAATLQTPAVRSGLLFKTSSTIPDSHKGSIDTVPTDIKVKLDLNHAFDKEVAPAASGMAPSRDDIHRRLKKMQQHAPCLQKFHRLMDQHKGWHQDLNPHLGLDWSEDSEEEDGDVGKLVSYQCQRLQEKHSEESASSSRAERLAGFCSYLRQKHTHLCREQRGFRRERRSHHALRKALLQAAREEPHHTAQIIQEQHNETSTPSSTAVPLAGDDSGLCLAIVKGEDCRNSALPFTRHCFQHILQNHSQQLFSSCTARFADGAQCSIPVFDITHQTPLCDEHAKKMDNFLRGDISRRTYHHHQQIQRHRPLKKAKPPALSKKHKKKGKRGAPKRPQKPIPPALPQGNLGMPSILCLPTQPSGIRSPLTPDLSADEFPDDITNDISDIPHDLELNQEDFSDVLPRLPDDLQDFDLFEGKNSELLPTSEEAEELVRVLQAMSSYPESLACLSGMAELGPVEGVDCRSMPGGVVDLLSARLSAETLSSLELDPSLLPTSEDAFPPSPPSPQPPLTPPSSVGHLTDSIYPHRQPHLLAKMDNSKADLSDLPLGKDDDISHGSWGVLALSLSDSSQFHSLIASDGLLMSTALSTPMTPVPPAACQPSSALSALHQSSQTVPVTRSTPTSSPSLPSSQTKHLLPPLFNHCGIPADLQPHHSTPAPPMDQA comes from the exons ATGTACGAAGGCAAACACATCCACTACTCGGAGGTGGACCACAAGCCTCTATGTTCATACAGTCCAAAGCTTTGCAAGCAGCGCAGGCTCAATGGTTATGCTTTCTGCATCCGCCATGTGCTTGAGGACCGGACCGCTCCCTTCAGGCAGTGTGAATATGTAGCCAAGTACAATAGCCAGCGCTGCACAAACCCAATACCCAAGGCTCACGACCGCAA GTATTGTAATAGTCACCTTCAGGTTATGGGTGTCCTTCCCAAGAAGGAGCGAAAGAAGAAACAAGATACCATTGAGTCTTTGGCCCTCAAAATTACCGTTCCATCCCTGGCTCTGAAAACTCACAACGGTCTTGAGCTATTACCTCCATCCCCACCACCCTCCCTGGCTTGTCTGCTTCCCTCAGATCCCTTTGCTATTTGCAGGGGAGAGAAAATGGTAAAATCAAGTGGCACATTCCTGAAAAAAACCCAAGAAAGCCAAGCTCTGAACCATAAGCAGAAACCGGAAAATCACAGTGTGGATCCAGCCTTCCCAAACCATCTCAGAACCTCTTCGCTTTCCTTAACCCTTCCACGTCCTTGTCTCCCTCCTCCACAGAGTGGAAGACCCACGCAAACACCCATAGTTCCCTCCTCCCCTCAAGCAGCAACCCTACAAACTCCTGCAGTTCGTTCAGGTTTATTATTCAAAACCTCATCAACAATTCCGGACAGCCATAAGGGCTCAATAGACACGGTTCCAACTGATATCAAAGTTAAACTGGACCTTAATCATGCGTTTGATAAAGAGGTTGCCCCTGCAGCTTCCGGTATGGCACCAAGCCGTGATGACATACATAgacgattaaaaaaaatgcagcaaCATGCTCCATGTTTGCAGAAGTTCCACAGATTGATGGACCAACACAAAGGATGGCACCAAGACCTGAACCCACATTTAG GGCTTGATTGGTCAGAAGACagtgaagaggaagatggagACGTGGGGAAACTAGTGTCATATCAGTGCCAGAGACTACAAGAGAAGCACTCTGAGGAAAG TGCCAGCAGTTCCCGTGCTGAGCGTTTGGCTGGCTTCTGCTCATACCTGAGACAAAAACACACGCACCTTTGCAGGGAGCAGAGGGGCTTCAGGAGAGAGAGGAGATCCCACCATGCCCTTCGTAAGGCCCTGCTGCAGGCGGCAAGAGAGGAACCTCACCACACCGCACAGATTATTCAGGAACAACATAATGAGACCTCCACACCCTCCAG CACTGCAGTACCATTGGCTGGAGATGACTCAGGTTTGTGTTTGGCTATCGTGAAAGGTGAAGACTGCAGAAATTCAGCCTTGCCGTTCACCAGGCACTGCTTTCAAC ATATCCTTCAGAACCATTCACAGCAGCTTTTCTCCAGCTGCACTGCTCGCTTTGCAGATGGAGCTCAGTGTTCCATCCCTGTCTTTGACATCACGCACCAGACGCCACTTTGTGATGAGCATGCCAAGAAAATG GACAATTTCCTTCGAGGCGATATCAGCCGGAGAACgtaccaccaccaccagcagatTCAGAGGCACAGGCCACTGAAGAAAGCCAAGCCTCCAGCACTCAGTAAGAAGCATAAGAAGAAAGGCAAGCGAGGAGCACCAAAGCGCCCTCAGAAACCAATTCCTCCGGCGCTACCCCAGGGCAACCTGGGAATGCCTTCCATTTTGTGCCTGCCCACTCAGCCTTCTGGCATAAG GAGCCCTTTAACTCCCGATTTAAGTGCAGATGAATTTCCAGACGACATCACCAATGAcatcagtgacattccacatgACCTAGAGTTGAATCAGGAGGATTTCTCAGATGTTCTCCCTCGACTCCCGGACGACTTGCAGGACTTTGATCTTTTTGAAG GTAAGAATAGTGAGCTGTTGCCCACCTCCGAGGAAGCAGAGGAATTGGTTCGCGTTCTGCAGGCCATGAGCTCTTACCCAGAATCCCTTGCATGTCTAAGCGGAATGGCTGAGCTTGGTCCCGTAGAAGGGGTGGATTGTCGTAGCATGCCGGGGGGAGTCGTGGATCTACTGAGTGCGCGGCTATCTGCTGAGACTCTTTCCAGCCTGGAGCTGGACCCCAGTCTGCTCCCCACCTCTGAAGACGCTTTCCCCCCATCACCTCCATCACCACAGCCCCCTCTAACTCCTCCATCCTCTGTGGGGCATCTCACAGACAGCATATACCCACATAGACAACCTCATCTCCTAGCTAAGATGGATAACTCCAAAGCAGATCTGAGTGATCTGCCCCTTGGCAAGGATGATGACATCTCTCATGGCTCCTGGGGTGTTCTCGCCCTTTCCCTGAGCGACTCCTCACAGTTTCACAGCCTTATTGCCTCGGACGGCCTGCTGATGTCCACAGCCCTCTCGACACCAATGACCCCCGTGCCCCCAGCGGCCTGTCAGCCCAGTTCGGCCCTTTCCGCTTTGCACCAGAGCAGCCAAACTGTCCCCGTCACTCGCTCCACACCCACATCCTCACCCTCATTGCCATCGTCCCAAACCAAGCACCTTCTCCCCCCACTGTTCAATCACTGTGGGATCCCAGCAGACTTACAGCCGCACCATAGTACACCGGCGCCCCCTATGGACCAGGCCTGA